The following are from one region of the Verrucomicrobiaceae bacterium genome:
- a CDS encoding MFS transporter: MSHPDRLPRAWLIVGVLWVVAALNYLDRIMITTMRDSLTQAVPMTDAQFGLLTAVFLWVYGLLSPLAGFLADRFDRSRLIVMSLLVWSLLTWLTGHARSFEELTVVRALMGISEAAYLPAALALIADYHRGSTRSLATGIHMTGLSVGTGLAGIGGWVAERYGWSAAFDVFGLFGVVYALALLFVLRDPRSDVTALTGQGGGPADAETPRLGQALASLFSSSSFLLLLAFWGLLALAGWAVAGWMPTYFKEQFRLDQGAAGISATSYLAGAMLLGKLVGGAWADRWSRTNERARILVPAIGLFIAAPATLLVAKTSVLALAIAGLSLYGFMRVFSDANLMPILCQVCDRRYRATGYGVLNLFSCLVGGITVYLGGVLRDAHISVSALFQAAAVGLLVCGVLMVCVKPQKPDA; the protein is encoded by the coding sequence TGCATGGCTCATCGTGGGAGTGCTGTGGGTCGTCGCGGCGTTGAATTACCTGGACCGCATCATGATCACGACGATGCGGGATTCGCTCACGCAGGCGGTGCCGATGACGGATGCGCAGTTCGGCCTGCTGACAGCCGTTTTTCTTTGGGTGTATGGGTTGCTGAGCCCGCTCGCGGGATTTTTGGCGGATCGGTTTGATCGCAGTCGGCTGATTGTGATGAGTTTGCTGGTCTGGTCGTTGCTGACGTGGCTCACGGGGCATGCGCGGAGTTTTGAGGAGCTGACCGTGGTGCGGGCTCTCATGGGCATCAGTGAGGCGGCATATCTGCCAGCGGCGCTGGCGCTGATCGCGGATTACCATCGCGGCAGCACGCGCTCACTGGCGACGGGTATTCACATGACGGGGCTGAGCGTGGGCACTGGACTAGCGGGGATCGGTGGCTGGGTGGCGGAGAGGTACGGATGGTCGGCGGCGTTCGATGTGTTTGGGCTCTTCGGTGTCGTGTATGCACTGGCGTTGCTCTTTGTGCTCCGTGATCCACGGAGTGATGTCACTGCTCTCACGGGGCAGGGGGGCGGCCCTGCGGACGCGGAAACACCGCGTCTCGGCCAGGCGCTGGCCAGTTTGTTCAGTAGTAGCTCGTTCCTACTGCTTCTCGCCTTCTGGGGGCTGCTGGCGCTAGCAGGCTGGGCGGTGGCGGGGTGGATGCCGACGTATTTTAAAGAGCAGTTCAGGCTCGATCAGGGGGCGGCGGGTATTTCCGCCACGAGTTATCTCGCGGGTGCGATGTTGCTCGGAAAACTCGTCGGTGGAGCCTGGGCAGACCGCTGGAGCCGTACGAATGAGCGAGCTCGTATCCTGGTGCCAGCCATCGGCCTCTTCATCGCCGCCCCGGCTACGCTGCTCGTCGCCAAGACGAGCGTGCTGGCCCTCGCCATCGCTGGTTTGTCGCTTTACGGCTTCATGCGCGTGTTTTCGGATGCGAATCTGATGCCCATCCTCTGCCAGGTCTGTGATCGTCGCTACCGTGCGACGGGCTATGGTGTGTTGAACCTGTTTTCCTGCCTAGTGGGCGGTATCACCGTGTATCTCGGCGGGGTTTTGCGAGATGCGCA